One Melitaea cinxia chromosome 17, ilMelCinx1.1, whole genome shotgun sequence genomic region harbors:
- the LOC123661891 gene encoding testis-specific serine/threonine-protein kinase 3-like codes for MPGPDIRADENVHGEMSSAPTATVHSGVETKTERKLTVLETHGYVLGRTIGSGSYATVKVANSDRHNCQVAIKIISKFQAPGDYLKKFLPREIEVVKGLKHENLIRFLQAIETTHRVYIVMEYAENGSLLDIIRKDQHIDESRGRRWFRQLVEAVDYCHERGVVHRDIKCENLLMDNSLNIKLSDFGFARGHMKPKNGVYALSETFCGSYAYASPEILKGVPYRPQDSDIWSMGVVLYAIVYGRLPFDDTNYTQLLKQVQNKVSFPREPKISTECRKLITKILAPLKLRAKIPQILADPWLNPHQSPKDEELDSKPDNATSKEDIKNANIGTVTFDRKFEEVK; via the exons ATGCCAGGGCCCGATATTAGAGCTGACGAAAATGTTCATGGCGAGATGTCTTCAGCGCCAACGGCAACCGTTCACAGTGGTGTTGAAACTAAAACAGAAAGAAAATTAACAGTTCTTGAAACACATGGCTACGTTTTAGGAAGGACTATCGGGTCAGGATCATATGCAACAGTTAAG GTAGCCAATAGTGATAGACACAATTGTCAAGtggcaataaaaataataagcaagTTTCAAGCCCCTGGCGACTATCTGAAGAAATTTCTCCCTCGAGAGATAGAAGTTGTAAAAGGACTGAAGCATGAAAACTTAATACGCTTCTTACAGGCAATTGAAACCACTCACAG agTATATATTGTAATGGAATATGCGGAAAACGGCAGCCTCTTAGACATAATCCGAAAAGACCAGCACATTGACGAATCACGCGGTCGACGTTGGTTTAGGCAATTAGTTGAGGCGGTGGACTATTGTCACGAGCGGGGTGTAGTTCACCG GGACATTAAGTGTGAAAATCTTCTTATGGACAATAGTCTGAATATTAAATTATCCGACTTTGGTTTTGCGAGAGGTCATATGAAACCGAAGAATGGAGTCTACGCTTTAAGCGAAACGTTTTGTGGGAGTTATGCCTATGCCTCTCCTGAAATACTGAAGGGAGTTCCATACAGACCACAGGATTCGGACATTTGGAGTATGGGTGTTGTTCTTTACGCGATTGTTTATGGTAGACTACCATTTGATGATACCAATTATACCCAACTCTTAAAG CAAGTCCAGAATAAGGTGTCTTTTCCTCGAGAGCCAAAAATATCAACGGAATGTCGCAagctaattacaaaaatattagctCCCCTGAAATTACGAGCAAAAATTCCTCAAATCCTGGCGGATCCCTGGCTTAATCCGCATCAGTCACCGAAAGATGAAGAATTAGATAGCAAGCCA gaTAATGCAACAAGTAAAGAAGATATAAAAAACGCAAACATTGGAACTGTAACGTTCGATAGAAAATTTGAAGaagtaaagtaa